The Devosia sp. A16 genome includes a window with the following:
- a CDS encoding 2'-deoxycytidine 5'-triphosphate deaminase gives MDSELWAKGVFPARFIERLAARGNIASDRPFDVDQVQPASLDLRLGKVAYRIRSSFLPGPEHTVAERIETLKLHELDLTDSAVLERGCVYLVPLQESLNLPDMVAAGANPKSSTGRLDVFTRVIGDHARGFDTLPAGYKGPLYLEISPRTFPVRVRTGSRLSQMRFRVGDSRLSLFEHKSLHNVETLVFDANAEVGDGVLLSIDLKGADRNGLIGFRSKRHTPVIDMDIKDNLDVLDYWEPLINRGADEFILDPDEFYILVSRESVHVPPAYAAEMVPFDPLVGEFRVHYAGFFDPGFGHSAAGGTGSRAVLEVRSREVPFLLGHGQTIGRLIYERLAESPDRLYGTGLGSNYQAQTLKLSKHFKPFAL, from the coding sequence TTGGATAGCGAGCTTTGGGCCAAGGGCGTGTTTCCCGCCCGCTTCATCGAACGACTGGCGGCGCGCGGCAACATTGCCAGCGATCGTCCGTTCGATGTCGACCAGGTGCAGCCGGCCAGCCTCGACCTGCGCCTGGGCAAGGTGGCCTATCGCATCCGATCGAGCTTCCTGCCGGGTCCCGAACATACCGTCGCCGAGCGCATCGAGACGCTCAAGCTGCATGAGCTCGACCTCACCGACAGCGCCGTGCTGGAGCGTGGCTGCGTCTATCTGGTGCCGCTGCAGGAAAGCCTGAACCTGCCCGACATGGTGGCCGCCGGCGCTAACCCCAAGAGTTCGACCGGCCGGCTCGATGTCTTCACCCGCGTCATCGGCGACCATGCGCGCGGCTTCGACACCCTGCCTGCGGGCTACAAGGGTCCGCTCTACCTCGAAATCAGCCCGCGCACCTTCCCGGTACGCGTTCGCACCGGTTCGCGCCTCAGCCAGATGCGCTTCCGCGTCGGCGACAGCCGCCTGAGCCTGTTCGAGCACAAGTCGCTGCACAATGTCGAAACCCTGGTGTTCGACGCCAACGCCGAGGTCGGCGATGGCGTCTTGCTGTCGATCGATCTGAAGGGCGCCGACCGCAACGGCCTGATCGGCTTCCGCTCGAAGCGGCACACCCCGGTCATCGACATGGACATCAAGGACAATCTCGATGTGCTCGACTACTGGGAGCCGCTGATCAATCGCGGCGCCGACGAGTTCATCCTCGATCCGGACGAGTTCTACATCCTCGTCAGCCGCGAGAGCGTGCACGTTCCGCCGGCCTATGCCGCCGAGATGGTGCCGTTCGATCCGCTGGTCGGCGAGTTCCGCGTCCACTATGCCGGCTTTTTCGATCCCGGCTTCGGCCACTCTGCCGCCGGCGGCACGGGCAGCCGTGCCGTGCTCGAAGTCCGCAGCCGCGAAGTGCCGTTCCTGCTCGGTCACGGTCAGACCATCGGCCGGCTGATCTACGAGCGGCTGGCCGAGTCTCCCGATCGGCTCTACGGCACGGGCCTCGGCTCCAACTACCAGGCCCAGACGCTGAAGCTGAGCAAGCACTTCAAGCCGTTCGCACTCTGA
- a CDS encoding Lpg1974 family pore-forming outer membrane protein, translating to MKNKAILLRGVSAIATAAASTAGGMQHATAQSLAPGAQGYYYSVSGGLMFSSSERYLSAIEDKVGYAAGVNSSGSSFYNSGNYSSGGWWSGYGGTYSSGDLDDFAGFFGSVSFGKQLDPNWDVRGTVSVVNGGSVSGFAEAWAGYSSFNYWSGGSGNTSYSGSSWTSSYNDAWADGTYKFGYASADFEVGYTPVLGDNLNVRLFAGLRALSFKSSFEGQAGGSGFYESSYSQDGPGTGYYSSFTSSYYEYYFDGKVKADFTGIGPRIGAQASTRFEGTNFGVSGSVAGSVLFGKQKVTSSGYFSSYNQYYSSFSSLASGSSFSSGSSYNPGTTSSYSAERSKTVLDLQASVGLDYYLNDNTALTVGYQAEKLFEVGSDNGFNSTHPGAEIDTLTHGAFIKLSGTF from the coding sequence GTGAAGAACAAGGCCATTCTTCTACGAGGGGTTTCGGCAATCGCGACGGCGGCTGCATCGACCGCAGGTGGTATGCAGCACGCGACGGCGCAGTCGCTCGCGCCGGGGGCGCAGGGCTACTACTACAGCGTCAGCGGTGGGCTGATGTTCAGCTCTTCGGAGCGCTACCTGTCGGCGATCGAGGACAAGGTCGGCTATGCCGCCGGCGTCAACAGTTCCGGCAGCTCCTTCTACAACAGCGGCAACTACTCGAGTGGCGGCTGGTGGTCCGGTTACGGCGGCACCTATTCGAGCGGCGACCTCGACGATTTCGCGGGCTTTTTCGGCTCTGTATCGTTCGGGAAGCAGCTCGATCCCAACTGGGACGTTCGGGGCACCGTATCGGTGGTCAATGGCGGCTCTGTCAGCGGCTTTGCTGAAGCCTGGGCAGGGTACAGCAGCTTCAACTACTGGAGTGGCGGTTCGGGCAACACAAGTTACAGTGGCTCTTCCTGGACCAGCAGCTATAATGACGCCTGGGCGGACGGCACCTACAAGTTCGGCTACGCCTCCGCCGATTTCGAGGTCGGCTACACCCCGGTACTCGGCGATAACCTGAACGTTCGGTTGTTCGCAGGCTTGCGGGCCCTCAGCTTCAAGAGCTCGTTTGAAGGCCAGGCCGGCGGCTCCGGCTTCTATGAAAGCAGCTACTCGCAGGATGGCCCGGGCACCGGCTACTATTCGAGCTTCACCTCCAGCTATTACGAATACTATTTCGACGGCAAGGTGAAGGCAGACTTCACCGGTATCGGACCGCGCATCGGAGCTCAGGCATCGACTCGGTTCGAGGGCACGAACTTCGGCGTGTCCGGGTCGGTGGCCGGCTCGGTATTGTTCGGCAAGCAGAAGGTCACCAGTTCGGGATATTTCTCCAGCTACAATCAGTATTATTCGTCCTTCAGCTCCCTTGCGAGCGGCAGCAGCTTCAGCTCCGGCAGTTCCTACAACCCGGGGACGACGTCGTCCTATTCAGCGGAACGGTCCAAGACCGTGCTGGATCTGCAGGCATCGGTCGGTCTCGACTACTACCTGAATGACAACACGGCGCTGACGGTGGGTTACCAGGCCGAGAAGCTGTTCGAAGTGGGCAGCGACAACGGCTTCAACAGCACGCACCCGGGCGCCGAGATCGATACGCTGACGCATGGCGCGTTCATCAAGCTCAGCGGCACGTTCTGA
- a CDS encoding glycosyltransferase, whose product MKLLFSAINCTLDTSNGAAISIRTFLNFLSRYGVECRSLSANVYDRPGQGSTLQNLMSTGALPVQEPGLPQTLWLGIDGEVQHYIEYTQHMTQRDFTVEEEQTLYNRALRMLDTYQPDILLLYGSRRYERSLLRKARERGIATVFYLVHPGYRKLEAFTHVDHIFTDTEATRQLFADRFGFNCEVIGKFIDKPVAPANARPPEYVTFINPSSEKGVTLFLRIVELAAATLPEAKFLVVESRSKLSDAEQRTGIDLSRYPNLTRVGLQKDMGAVFAATKVLLALSLWHDSGPRVSVEALSMGIPAVVTNRGGLPELVGNAGIVIDPPAPLVKDHWLVPPRTDAIPWVEVLRSLLTDNEVYQQYRQASFERWREHDPALRLPRIVAGLEELVRDVKARATVKA is encoded by the coding sequence GTGAAGCTGTTGTTCAGTGCCATCAACTGCACCCTCGACACCAGCAATGGTGCCGCCATCAGCATCAGGACATTTCTGAACTTTCTCAGCCGCTATGGCGTCGAGTGTCGCTCGCTGAGCGCCAATGTCTACGACCGTCCGGGGCAGGGCAGCACACTGCAGAACCTGATGTCGACCGGAGCGCTGCCGGTCCAGGAGCCCGGCCTGCCGCAGACCTTGTGGCTGGGTATCGATGGCGAGGTGCAGCACTACATCGAATATACCCAGCACATGACGCAACGCGACTTCACGGTGGAAGAAGAGCAGACGCTCTACAACCGTGCGCTGCGCATGCTCGACACTTACCAGCCGGACATCCTGCTGCTCTACGGCTCCCGTCGCTACGAACGCTCCCTGCTGCGCAAGGCGCGGGAGCGGGGAATCGCCACGGTGTTCTACCTGGTCCACCCCGGCTACCGGAAGCTCGAAGCTTTCACCCATGTCGATCACATCTTCACCGACACCGAGGCGACGCGGCAGCTGTTCGCCGATCGCTTCGGCTTCAACTGCGAAGTCATCGGCAAATTCATCGACAAGCCGGTCGCGCCGGCCAATGCCCGCCCGCCCGAATACGTGACCTTCATCAATCCCTCGTCGGAAAAGGGCGTAACGCTGTTCCTGCGCATCGTCGAACTGGCGGCCGCAACCCTGCCGGAGGCGAAGTTTCTCGTGGTCGAGAGCCGCAGCAAGCTGTCCGACGCCGAGCAGCGGACCGGCATCGACCTCTCGCGCTATCCCAATCTGACGAGGGTCGGGCTGCAGAAGGACATGGGCGCCGTCTTCGCGGCGACAAAGGTGCTGCTGGCGTTGTCGCTCTGGCATGACAGCGGACCGCGCGTATCGGTCGAAGCCCTGTCGATGGGCATCCCAGCTGTGGTCACCAACAGGGGTGGTTTGCCGGAGCTGGTGGGCAATGCTGGCATCGTCATCGATCCGCCGGCGCCACTGGTGAAGGATCACTGGCTGGTGCCGCCGCGCACCGACGCCATTCCCTGGGTCGAGGTGCTGCGCAGCCTGCTCACCGACAATGAGGTCTACCAGCAGTACCGGCAGGCATCGTTCGAGCGCTGGCGCGAGCATGATCCGGCGCTGCGGCTCCCGCGGATCGTCGCCGGACTGGAGGAGCTCGTCAGGGACGTGAAGGCCCGCGCGACCGTCAAAGCATGA
- a CDS encoding alpha/beta fold hydrolase has product MSRQAGLRAERKHLAVQLPSGFAELSYIVYEPPRSRRTVLCLHDFLGNATDFSRLATMLVGHGFRVICPDLPGRGESAYLDPADYNPHTYMVSLVSLVQSTGEHRIAAIGKGWGALLALGLLQTQEASITKLILADLGMPWRLTVDDAIAAAAAGPGFTSLEEARRMLAESIEFKGLPPRQALSLIDGRLRQVSAGYGLDFDPAILTSEATTRFSKVSTAGLLAGLKARTLYLSAGPITPRDRAKLREIASQAPQRTFHFAGDLSRAARIHFSSAHEQLLTFGFLMHRFLPE; this is encoded by the coding sequence ATGAGCCGGCAGGCAGGACTGCGAGCCGAGCGAAAGCACCTCGCGGTGCAGCTGCCGAGCGGCTTTGCCGAACTCTCCTACATCGTCTACGAACCGCCGAGGTCACGCCGGACGGTATTGTGCCTGCATGATTTTCTCGGCAACGCCACCGATTTCAGCCGGCTTGCCACCATGCTTGTCGGGCACGGCTTCCGGGTCATCTGCCCCGATCTGCCCGGGCGCGGCGAGAGCGCCTATCTCGACCCGGCCGACTACAACCCGCACACCTACATGGTCTCGCTGGTGTCGCTCGTCCAATCGACCGGCGAGCATCGGATCGCCGCCATCGGCAAGGGCTGGGGCGCCTTGCTTGCCCTAGGGCTGTTGCAGACGCAGGAAGCCTCCATCACCAAGCTGATCCTTGCCGACCTTGGCATGCCTTGGCGGCTCACGGTGGACGACGCGATTGCTGCCGCCGCCGCCGGCCCGGGCTTCACCAGCCTTGAGGAGGCCCGCCGGATGCTGGCGGAGTCGATCGAGTTCAAGGGCCTGCCGCCGCGGCAAGCGCTGTCGCTGATCGATGGCAGGCTGCGGCAAGTGAGCGCCGGCTATGGCCTCGATTTCGATCCGGCAATCCTTACCTCGGAAGCGACCACGCGATTTTCCAAGGTCAGTACGGCAGGCCTGCTCGCAGGCCTCAAAGCCAGGACGCTCTATCTGTCGGCCGGTCCGATTACCCCGCGCGACAGGGCAAAGCTGCGCGAGATTGCGTCACAGGCTCCGCAGCGCACGTTCCATTTCGCCGGCGATCTGTCACGCGCCGCTCGAATCCATTTTTCCAGTGCACATGAGCAACTGCTGACCTTCGGTTTCCTGATGCATCGTTTCCTGCCCGAGTGA
- a CDS encoding sulfotransferase domain-containing protein, producing the protein MGFIYWIASYPKSGNTWTRAVLTSLITGGLKGQLDSLSEIIPDENSGSFYAPYLRKPIHEASNAELAQVRPLAHRAMAKQTPNFLLLKTHSMVAVHHGTATITPDVTAGAVYLLRNPLDIAVSYSDFRERDVDKTIALMNQSGRELDRPRLGAYEMVGSWSENVGSWTKPHDRIIVTRYEDLLDDPPQHFGKIVRFLKMDVTEAQLAAAIEESSFENLRAVEARAGFAERPPQAKAFFRSGRSGEWRERLSEAQVAKVVSANRELMKRFGYWLDEFDDLTRSAAAAG; encoded by the coding sequence ATGGGCTTCATCTACTGGATCGCGTCTTACCCGAAATCCGGAAATACCTGGACCCGGGCGGTCCTGACCTCGCTGATCACGGGCGGGCTGAAGGGACAGCTCGACAGCCTAAGCGAAATCATCCCCGATGAGAACTCGGGCAGCTTCTATGCGCCCTACCTCCGCAAACCGATCCATGAGGCGAGCAACGCCGAGCTGGCCCAGGTCCGGCCACTGGCGCACCGGGCCATGGCCAAGCAGACGCCGAACTTCCTCTTGCTCAAGACCCACTCGATGGTGGCCGTCCATCACGGCACCGCGACCATCACGCCCGACGTCACGGCCGGCGCGGTCTATCTGCTGCGCAACCCGCTCGATATTGCAGTCTCCTACAGCGACTTCCGCGAACGGGACGTCGACAAGACGATTGCGCTGATGAACCAGAGTGGCCGCGAGCTCGATCGGCCGCGACTAGGAGCCTACGAGATGGTCGGGTCATGGAGCGAGAATGTCGGCTCATGGACCAAACCGCACGACCGCATCATCGTCACCCGCTATGAGGACCTGCTGGACGATCCCCCGCAGCATTTCGGCAAGATCGTCCGCTTCCTGAAGATGGACGTGACCGAGGCGCAGCTCGCCGCGGCGATCGAAGAAAGTTCGTTCGAGAACCTGAGGGCGGTGGAGGCCAGGGCCGGCTTTGCCGAGCGGCCGCCGCAGGCCAAAGCCTTCTTCCGGTCGGGACGATCGGGGGAGTGGCGGGAGCGGCTTTCCGAGGCGCAGGTTGCCAAGGTGGTAAGCGCAAACCGCGAGCTGATGAAGCGCTTCGGCTACTGGCTCGATGAGTTCGATGACCTGACGCGCAGTGCCGCTGCCGCCGGTTAA
- a CDS encoding UBP-type zinc finger domain-containing protein — protein MASDEVCPCAHGALIRDVTPSSAETCSECVARGDGWVHLRVCLVCGHVGCCDESPNRHARRHFHTTGHPVIQSYEIGETWRYCFIDDVVLPDGQAFRPLSGIEH, from the coding sequence ATGGCAAGCGATGAAGTCTGCCCGTGCGCTCACGGCGCACTGATACGCGACGTCACACCGAGTTCGGCGGAAACCTGTTCCGAATGCGTGGCGCGGGGAGATGGCTGGGTGCATCTGAGGGTGTGCCTGGTCTGTGGCCATGTCGGCTGCTGTGACGAGTCGCCCAACCGCCATGCCCGCCGGCACTTTCACACGACCGGGCACCCGGTGATCCAGTCCTACGAGATCGGCGAAACCTGGCGCTACTGCTTCATCGACGATGTCGTTCTGCCCGACGGCCAGGCATTCCGGCCGCTGTCAGGCATCGAACATTGA
- a CDS encoding sensor histidine kinase, with translation MSAAASIETTALIRRVPIFAELSDAEAGELWNAGQRINVAPGEVFIREGEQGGSLYLILTGAVEVTKADGAREVTLATRGPGEVLGEMSLLEQAARTASVRATEPSELLAIGPEAFRQLLARRPEAAATLLRTVTSRLRSTEASLVQSDKLAALGTLAAGLAHELNNPAAAIQRSTGYLSEAFEEWRRRTVELSMLAMTPGERRALAELERSIADCRATRCSDAEARRIESRLSQRLEALGLAEPWEIAPALAAYGWSVERLESVLAGFAADHVAPVLQWLGRGLAAQQLLEEIEVASKVISSIVKSVKSYAYLDQAPVQDVDIAMSLDDTLMILNHKLKHGVAVTRMYEPALPRIEAYAGELNQVWTNLIDNAVQAMDGEGKLEVGARRLGEEVEVLIADSGPGIPDEVGRRIFEPFFTTKAQGVGTGLGLHIAHNIVVNRHRGRISFTSRPGRTEFRIVLPLRLSRPTTPEKTNGKR, from the coding sequence ATGTCCGCCGCCGCCAGCATCGAGACCACCGCCCTGATCCGTCGGGTGCCGATCTTCGCCGAGCTGAGCGACGCGGAAGCGGGCGAACTGTGGAATGCCGGCCAGCGGATCAACGTCGCACCCGGCGAGGTGTTCATCCGCGAGGGCGAGCAAGGCGGCTCGCTCTACCTTATCCTCACGGGCGCGGTGGAAGTGACCAAGGCGGACGGGGCACGCGAAGTGACGCTGGCGACGCGCGGGCCGGGCGAGGTGCTGGGCGAAATGTCGCTTCTCGAGCAGGCGGCGCGCACTGCTTCGGTGCGGGCCACCGAGCCAAGCGAACTGCTGGCGATCGGCCCGGAAGCGTTCCGGCAGTTGCTGGCGCGACGGCCGGAAGCGGCGGCGACGCTGCTGCGCACGGTGACCTCGCGACTGAGGAGCACCGAAGCGTCGCTGGTGCAGTCGGACAAGCTCGCGGCACTGGGCACGCTGGCGGCAGGCCTCGCGCATGAGCTCAACAACCCGGCGGCGGCGATCCAGCGCTCGACCGGCTACCTCAGCGAGGCGTTCGAGGAGTGGCGACGCCGCACCGTCGAGCTCAGCATGCTGGCGATGACGCCCGGGGAGCGGCGGGCGCTCGCCGAGCTCGAGCGCAGCATTGCCGATTGCCGTGCCACCCGTTGCTCGGACGCCGAGGCCCGCCGGATCGAGTCCCGGCTGAGCCAGCGGCTGGAAGCACTGGGGCTCGCCGAGCCCTGGGAAATCGCTCCTGCCCTTGCCGCCTACGGCTGGTCGGTCGAGCGACTCGAGTCGGTATTGGCCGGCTTTGCCGCCGATCATGTCGCCCCAGTGCTGCAGTGGCTGGGACGCGGGCTGGCGGCGCAGCAGCTTCTGGAAGAGATCGAAGTGGCCTCCAAGGTCATCTCGAGCATCGTCAAGTCAGTGAAATCCTACGCCTATCTCGACCAGGCGCCGGTGCAGGATGTCGACATCGCCATGAGCCTCGACGACACGCTGATGATCCTCAACCACAAGCTGAAGCACGGGGTGGCGGTCACCAGAATGTACGAGCCGGCACTGCCCCGGATCGAGGCCTATGCCGGCGAGCTCAACCAGGTATGGACCAACCTGATCGACAACGCGGTGCAGGCGATGGATGGCGAGGGCAAGCTCGAGGTGGGAGCGAGGCGGCTGGGCGAAGAGGTCGAGGTGCTGATCGCCGATAGCGGGCCGGGCATCCCCGACGAGGTCGGACGGCGCATTTTCGAGCCGTTCTTCACCACCAAGGCACAGGGTGTCGGCACCGGCCTCGGGCTGCACATCGCGCACAATATCGTGGTCAACCGGCACCGCGGGCGGATCAGCTTCACCTCGCGGCCCGGGCGAACTGAGTTCCGCATCGTGCTGCCGCTGCGGCTCAGCCGCCCGACCACGCCGGAGAAGACCAATGGCAAGCGATGA
- a CDS encoding response regulator, whose translation MEKPVILAVDDEPSVLAAVARDLRRHYGADYDVERAGSGSEALEVLGELKLAGRVVALFIVDQRMPAMSGVEFLARAMELYPEARRVLLTAYADTDAAIRAINEVKLDHYLMKPWHPPEEQLYPVLDDLLDDWRANYQPVFEGVRVVGHRWLADGHRVRDFLARNLVPYRWLDIETDAEATTLRELAGAAAEPLPLVILADGTALSRPTIAALAEKIGLHTHAVAQTYDLVVVGTGPAGLAAAVYGASEGLKTLLVEREAPGGQAGTSSRIENYLGFPVGLSGADLTRRGVQQARRFGAEILTPVEALQLETQDGYHILTLSNGSKVAAQALIVATGVSYRLLDVPGAERLSGAGLYYGAAMTEAMGTTGQDVFVVGAGNSAGQAALHLARFARSVTLLVRGKSLADSMSHYLIERIEETANVSVQTGAAISALIGEESLEKVAVLDSATGAVTEVPARAVFVFIGASPRTDWLKGKLQLDAQGFILSGPELVREASRKPEGWLAEREPFWLETSVPGIFVAGDVRRQSTKRIASAVGEGAMAVTFVHQHLRGPAPAQRPAAAGS comes from the coding sequence ATGGAAAAGCCGGTGATCCTTGCGGTCGACGACGAGCCTTCGGTGCTCGCCGCGGTGGCGCGCGACCTTAGGCGCCACTATGGCGCCGACTACGATGTCGAGCGCGCCGGGTCGGGGTCAGAGGCGCTGGAGGTGCTGGGTGAGCTCAAGCTCGCCGGCCGCGTCGTCGCGCTGTTCATCGTCGACCAGCGCATGCCGGCGATGAGCGGCGTCGAGTTCCTCGCTAGGGCGATGGAGCTCTATCCCGAGGCGCGGCGCGTGCTGCTCACCGCCTATGCCGATACCGATGCGGCGATCCGGGCGATCAACGAAGTGAAGCTCGACCACTATCTGATGAAGCCGTGGCATCCGCCGGAAGAGCAGCTCTATCCGGTGCTGGACGATCTGCTTGACGACTGGCGCGCCAACTACCAGCCGGTCTTCGAGGGGGTGCGGGTGGTCGGCCATCGCTGGCTGGCGGACGGACACCGGGTGCGCGACTTCCTCGCCCGCAATCTCGTCCCCTATCGCTGGCTCGATATCGAGACGGATGCCGAGGCGACGACCTTGCGCGAGCTGGCGGGCGCCGCGGCCGAGCCGCTGCCGCTGGTCATCCTGGCCGACGGCACGGCGCTGTCACGTCCGACCATCGCGGCGCTCGCCGAAAAGATCGGGCTGCATACCCATGCGGTAGCCCAGACCTATGACCTGGTGGTGGTCGGCACCGGTCCGGCCGGCCTCGCCGCCGCCGTCTATGGCGCGTCGGAGGGCCTCAAGACCTTGCTGGTCGAGCGCGAGGCACCGGGCGGACAGGCCGGCACCAGTTCACGGATCGAGAACTATCTCGGCTTTCCGGTGGGGCTCAGCGGTGCCGACCTGACGCGCCGCGGCGTGCAGCAGGCACGGCGCTTCGGCGCCGAAATCCTGACGCCGGTCGAGGCGCTGCAGCTCGAAACGCAGGACGGCTATCACATCCTGACGCTGAGCAACGGCAGCAAGGTCGCGGCACAGGCGCTGATCGTCGCGACCGGCGTGTCGTACCGGTTGCTCGACGTGCCCGGCGCCGAGCGTCTGTCGGGGGCCGGGCTCTACTATGGCGCGGCGATGACCGAGGCGATGGGCACCACCGGTCAGGATGTGTTCGTCGTCGGAGCGGGCAACTCCGCCGGACAGGCGGCCCTGCACCTCGCCCGCTTCGCCCGATCGGTGACGCTGCTGGTGCGCGGCAAATCGCTCGCCGACAGCATGTCGCACTACCTGATCGAGCGGATCGAGGAGACGGCGAACGTCTCGGTGCAGACCGGCGCCGCGATCAGCGCGCTGATTGGCGAAGAGAGTCTCGAGAAGGTGGCGGTGCTCGACAGCGCCACGGGCGCGGTGACCGAAGTGCCGGCGCGGGCGGTGTTCGTGTTCATCGGCGCTTCGCCGCGCACCGACTGGCTGAAGGGCAAACTGCAACTCGACGCGCAGGGCTTCATCCTGTCGGGGCCGGAGCTGGTGCGTGAGGCTTCTCGCAAGCCCGAGGGCTGGCTCGCCGAGCGCGAGCCGTTCTGGCTGGAAACCAGCGTGCCGGGGATTTTCGTCGCCGGCGATGTGCGGCGACAATCGACCAAGCGCATCGCCTCGGCGGTCGGCGAGGGGGCAATGGCGGTAACGTTCGTGCACCAGCATCTGCGTGGTCCGGCGCCCGCGCAGCGGCCGGCGGCTGCCGGTAGCTGA